From a single Falco rusticolus isolate bFalRus1 chromosome 17, bFalRus1.pri, whole genome shotgun sequence genomic region:
- the LOC119158582 gene encoding patatin-like phospholipase domain-containing protein 1: MLVESQDPAFVALQNLSPDILKSASRIYGASSGSIIATLVLCDCDLEEIKLFFFNTVEISSLGHFPGGKVLKILRDSLNKYLPTNAHELVSGKLHVIVTRVHDWRSVAISEFASKEDLIQAIMCSCFIPLYFGFFPPTYHGVRYVDGELGMWRANFTSRTTITVSAFAGEYDICPKDSPAAFFNFQLSDCILQISKINICRLQYIFQLPTYQVLDQFYIHGYQDTVSFLKRLSDFGVNYLDEDFMLSLGNESCQKGERTLRWKPETRLLCSRATDLEDVTEENPGTIRAADEVEEEVPHHLLHRQKGPCQLQKSISDPAAPFDPSSFFKEKKSIWQPSLQTDTKLH; the protein is encoded by the exons ATGCTCGTGGAATCACAGGACCCAGCTTTCG TTGCTTTGCAGAATTTGTCACCAGACATACTGAAATCTGCATCCAGGATCTATGGGGCATCTTCAGGATCGATTATAGCTACACTTGTGTTGTGTGACTGTGATCTAG AGGAGATTAAGCTGTTCTTCTTCAACACTGTGGAAATCTCTTCACTGGGGCACTTTCCTGGAGGAAAAGTCCTTAAAATCTTAAGGGATAGCTTAAACAAATACCTGCCTACGAATGCCCACGAGCTGGTATCTGGAAAGCTGCATGTTATCGTCACCCGTGTGCACGACTGGAGAAGCGTGGCCATTTCAGAGTTTGCCTCAAAGGAGGACCTCATTCAG GCCATAATGTGCAGCTGCTTCATTCCtctgtattttggatttttccCTCCTACGTACCATGGGGTG CGTTATGTTGATGGGGAACTCGGCATGTGGCGAGCCAACTTCACGTCCCGGACCACAATCACCGTGTCTGCTTTTGCCGGCGAATACGACATCTGTCCCAAAGATAGCCCAGCTGCCTTCTTCAATTTCCAACTCTCTGACTGTATTTTACAGATatcaaaaataaacatctgCCGCTTGCAGTatatttttcagcttcccaCATATCAG GTTCTGGACCAGTTTTATATCCACGGCTACCAGGACACAGTCTCCTTCTTAAAAAGACTGA GTGACTTTGGCGTAAATTACCTTGATGAGGACTTTATGCTTTCATTGGGCAATGAATCATGTCAGAAAGGTGAAAGGACCCTGCGCTGGAAGCCAGAAACAAGACTACTTTGCTCCAGAGCCACAGACCTTGAGGATGTCACTGAAGAGAATCCAGGGACCATCCGGGCAGCAGATGAAGTGGAAGAGGAAGTCCCACACCACCTTCTCCACCGTCAGAAAG GGCCAtgccagctgcagaagagcattTCTGACCCTGCTGCTCCCTTTGACCCCAGTTCcttctttaaagagaaaaagagcatctggcagcccagcctgcagaCAGACACCAAGCTGCACTGA
- the PNPLA1 gene encoding patatin-like phospholipase domain-containing protein 1: protein MAEEGLRGSSTPFSLSFSGSGFLALYQVGVVQSLLELAPELLKSACKVYGSSAGSLIAAAVVCGIDIDDLKEFFFAMAKEARRTILGPLSPKCSLMANIKTVLERMLPEDSYQLASGRLHISLTRVADGQNVIASEFSSKEELIQALLCSCFLPIYCGFIPPSYRGVRYVDGGFTGLQPVSSLEEAVITVSPFTGELDICPRDCPAIFFCFQIFNGSIQISIENLCRISYALFPPSTMVLNDIFSQGYQDTALFLYRNNAFGFNYFNSNFCFASMCGKNDFAQSNRTRTGLRKRVLQYPLPCFLPGLALWKKEQITGLQDPLSKVLLQPYRLPAFFRKGLQKMWRLLGGISSMVNWFQKLLQTAVPGLPKRAMART from the exons ATGGCTGAGGAGGGTCTCCGGGGTTCAAGCACCCCCTTCTCGCTCTCCTTCTCGGGCAGCGGCTTCCTTGCCCTGTACCAGGTCGGGGTGGTGCAGTCCCTGCTGGAACTGGCTCCCGAACTCCTCAAGTCTGCCTGCAAGGTCTACGGGTCGTCCGCCGGCTCGCTCATCGCCGCCGCCGTCGTGTGCGGCATCGACATCG ATGACCTAAAGGAATTCTTCTTTGCCATGGCAAAGGAAGCCAGGAGAACCATCCTGGGCCCTCTCTCTCCCAAGTGCAGCTTGATGGCAAATATCAAGACTGTTCTGGAGCGGATGCTGCCGGAGGACTCGTACCAGCTGGCTTCGGGGCGGCTGCACATCTCACTCACGCGGGTGGCAGATGGCCAAAACGTCATAGCCTCGGAGTTCAGCTCGAAAGAGGAGCTCATTCAG gctctcctctgcagctgctttcttcctatCTACTGTGGATTCATCCCTCCATCCTACCGGGGTGTG CGATACGTTGATGGAGGATTCACCGGCCTGCAGCCCGTCTCCAGCTTGGAGGAAGCCGTGATCACCGTGTCCCCCTTCACGGGAGAGCTCGACATCTGTCCGCGGGATTGCCCCGCTATCTTCTTCTGTTTCCAGATCTTCAACGGCAGCATTCAGATCTCGATAGAAAACCTCTGCAGGATTAGCTACGCCCTCTTCCCACCTAGCACCATG GTCTTGAACGACATTTTCTCGCAGGGGTACCAGGACACTGCCCTTTTCCTGTACAGGAACA ATGCCTTTGGCTTTAACTACTTCAATAGCAATTTCTGCTTCGCCAGCATGTGCGGGAAGAACGACTTCGCACAATCCAACAGGACACGCACCGGCCTCCGCAAAAGGGTACTGCAGTACCCGCTCCCTTGCTTCCTGCCAG GCTTGGCTCTGTGGAAGAAAGAGCAGATAACCGGACTGCAGGATCCACTGTCAAAAGTCCTGTTGCAGCCATACAGGCTGCCAGCTTTTTTCAGGAAGGG gtTGCAGAAGATGTGGCGCCTGCTGGGAGGTATCAGCTCCATGGTAAACTGGTTCCAGAAGCTCCTCCAAACCGCGGTGCCTGGTTTGCCTAAGAGAGCCATGGCCAGGACGTGA
- the LOC119158595 gene encoding uncharacterized protein LOC119158595, producing the protein MQALAGEKPWQDMGRQPSGKILSLDRQGAKKVLEIYVKRSLSCCENSLMAKKKFQERAGGRGRKAGGLQRSKSDFCKYSCAKHGPRKDQEEQPKAPDLDEALDENSKAPGEVPKEELEPKRKSTKNSSQGKTQRTWFKSFLNVIFKKSPEDQKESAGQKAKQKDAKAPHSSKTEGAKRPGGDWSTSPLLGRALKKRPSLKKVFSFKKHVEEERGEAAAGARAKRPSCLPLRHIQAPATAAEVEQPDGYYAQVSEEIGLIVQGSESQGSRVRGCEEPPRLTSTDGVDEAIRRIVALLQSAGDELDRQVKEDARLRMFFRDMSYSSFKNLADAYVRKEMTASRPDINPQEIQFAFTVHLTAKVAGICNQAVNRIMGFGTRYLEDSFAPLSYSKILQNREKFSTDNCESPD; encoded by the exons ATGCAGGCTCTGGCGGGGGAGAAGCCTTGGCAGGACATGGGGAGGCAGCCGTCGGGCAAGATCCTCTCTCTGGACAGGCAAGGGGCCAAGAAAGTGCTGGAGATCTACGTCAAGCGCTCGCTGAGCTGCTGCGAAAACTCACTGATGgccaaaaaaaagtttcaggaGAGAGCTGGAGGGCGGGGCAGGAAGGCAGGTGGGCTGCAACGGTCGAAAAGTGACTTCTGCAAGTATTCGTGTGCCAAACATGGTCCCAGGAAGGACCAGGAGGAGCAACCCAAAGCACCAGACCTGGATGAGGCTCTGGATGAGAACAGCAAAGCTCCTGGGGAGGTCCCTAAAGAGGAGTTGGAGCCCaagaggaaaagcacaaaaaactCTTCCCAGGGCAAAACCCAACGCACCTGGTTCAAAAGTTTCTTAAACGTAATCTTCAAGAAGAGCCCTGAAGACCAGAAGGAAAGTGCaggacaaaaagcaaagcagaaagatgcCAAAGCTCCTCACAGCTCCAAAACAGAAGGGGCTAAAAGACCCGGAGGGGACTGGAGCACGTCCCCgctgctgggcagagccctGAAGAAGAGACCCAGCCTCAAGAAGGTTTTCTCCTTCAAGAAGCACGTGGAGGAGGAGCGGGGAGAGGCAGCGGCGGGGGCGAGGGCCAAGCGccccagctgccttcccctgcGGCACATCCAGGCGCCGGCCACCGCAG CAGAGGTGGAGCAGCCCGATGGTTACTATGCACAAGTCTCGGAAGAGATCGGGCTGATCGTGCAGGGCAGCGAGAGCCAAGGGAGCAGAGTACGCGGCTGCGAGGAGCCCCCCCGGCTGACCAGCACTGACGGGGTCG ATGAAGCCATCAGGAGAATCGTCGCCCTGCTCCAGAGTGCAGGAGATGAGCTGGACAGGCAG GTGAAGGAAGACGCACGGCTACGGATGTTCTTCAGAGACATGTCCTACAGCTCCTTCAAGAACCTGGCCGATGCCTACGTCCGTAAGGAAATGACAGCCAGCAGACCTGACATCAACCCCCAGGAGATCCAGTTTGCCTTCACGGTGCACCTCACCGCCAAGGTAGCCGGCATCTGCAACCAGGCGGTGAACAGGATCATGGGCTTCGGCACCCGCTACCTGGAAGATTCATTCGCACCCTTGTCCTACAGCAAAATTCTCCAG aacagagaaaaattcaGCACAGATAACTGCGAGAGCCCGGACTGA